One Burkholderia sp. WP9 genomic window, TGGCGTCGCTGCGCTGCAAATGCGATTCGAGACGCGAGATTTCCGCTTGCGGCCGGATCTCGCGAATCGTCATGCCGAGAAATTCGCTTTCGGAATAGCCGTATTGCTGGATCGCGGCCGCGTTGACAGCGAGAAAACGCAGCGTCTCCCGATCGACGATGTACATCGGCACCGGATGTTCGTCGAACAGGCCGCGAAAGCGTTCGTCGTTGCGGCCGAGCGCGCGCACGCTGCGCAGCTTCTCGCGCGCGCTGTTTTCGCGAACGCCGAACGTGTAGATCAGCAGCACGCTGCCGGCCAGCATCGTCACGATCAGCAGGAACATGGCCCGCTGGGTTTCGCTTGCCGACGCCGCGAGCGAGGCCCGCAAGGCGCGGTTCTCCTCGCCGCGCAACGAGGCCAGCGCGGCTTCCACGCGATCCAGCCCGAGCCCGAGATGGGTGTAGGTCGAAGCCGCCCACGCGCGCGAGGCGTTCGGCGCGGCACCGGCGCTCCTGAGCAGCGCGTCGTCGATGTCGTGCTGCAACGCATGACTGTCCGCGCTCAGCCTGGCGAGCGCGTCGAGCATGGCGGGTTCGCCGGCAAATTCACTGCGCAGGTCGCGCTCCAGACGCGCAAGCGTCGTGACCATCGCGGCAGCGGAACCTGCCGGCGCGGACTCGCCCGACGCCTCGAAGCGGCCGAGCGCGGCGAGACCGCCGTCGAGCGCCGACTGGTAGGCGTCGAGGTTCTGGCGCACGCTCGTCGAACGCAGCATGCGCGCGTCCGCGTCGCGTTGGCCGCAAATCTGCGTGTAGGCGACGAACGCGTTCGCGCCGACCGCCGCGGCGACGACCGCGATGTTGATCAGCAGCCGCTTCGATAGAAAAGGAGTCATGGGTTCCGAACGTCAATCGTTCTGCGGGCGGGGAGCGCGCGGTCGATTTCGATGCATCGGGCCGCATCGATACGGATTTTCTTTACGCGCCAACCCATGGATAACGGCAGCGTTCGGAACAGGTTGAGGGTGGCGAATGAAAAAAACGTGGCCGGCAACTCGTGGCCGGTGCGGTTGACCGACCGCAACCGGGCCGGTCGCACCTAGCCGGCCGCACCTAGCCGGCCGCACCGAACTCCTTCATGGCCGGGACGAAGTCGTGGTTGGCCTCCGGCTTGCGCGACAGCTTGGCGAGCACGTAGCGCTTGAACGGATCGAGTTCGGCCCATCGGGCCACACCCGGCGCGACCATGCCGGCCAGTTGCGCCTGATGCGCGATGCCCTCCGGCACGCTATCCGTGCGGCGCCAGGCCGGCGCTTCCTCGGGCGTGAACCACTCCGGCTCGACGTTCGCATGGGTGCGCAGCATTTCGAACAGGGCGTGATCGAAGTTCGGCTCGATCTCCGCGTCTTCCTCGACCGGGAAACGCGCCAGCAGCTTGCGGTCTTCCAGCGGCAGCAGTTGCCATTGTTGAAGCGAGATGCGCAGCCCGAACCGGTCGAGGTTGAAGCGCACCGACATCGGGATGTAAGTGAAATTCTCCGAAGACTCGACCTCGAAGTTGAACAGAAGCGGCGCTTCGTTGAGTCCCATGACAGTGTCCCTCGTGGATGGCGGGCAACGCTCAAGCCCAGCTTGAGGTATTTTAGAACCTTATTCGCGCGACGGCGGCACGGCCTGGCGGCAACCCGCGAGCCCACCTGCCGCTCAGGCGCGCGCGGCATGGCAAAGGAGTGACAAGCTTGGACGAACTGGAAACAGGCGGGCAACCGGGCGCGGTGGAGCGCCAGGTGCGCCGGCATCGCGGCGCCGAAGTCGAGACCGTGACCGACCACGTCGGTCAGGAATGGCCGGTCGCGCTGGTCTTCAACGGCATTTCGCATGCGGTGATGATGTGCACGCCGCGCGATCTGGAAGCGTTCGCGGTCGGATTCGCGATTTCCGAAGGGATCGTGGAACGCGGTAGCGACATTCAGGATATCGAGGTCGAACTGCACGACGACGGTGAATTGCCGCACGCCGAAGTGCAGTTGCAGGTCGTGCAGCAGGCGTTCGTCGCGCTGAAGGAAAAGCGCCGCGCGCTCGCCGGGCGCACCGGTTGCGGCGTGTGCGGGATCGAAAGCATCGATCTGCTGGATCTGGAACCGGAGCGCGTGCCGGACACCGGTTTCCTGCAACGGCTCGCACCCGATGCGATTGCGCGCGCCGCCCGCGAACTGCCCGAGCATCAGGCATTGACGCGGCTGACCGGCGGCCTGCACGCCGCCGCATGGTGCGACGCGGCAGGCGCGATCCGCTATGCGTTCGAGGACGTGGGCCGCCACAATGCGCTCGACAAGCTGATCGGCCGGCTCGTGCTCGATCGCGTGGATACCAAAGAGGGTTTCGTGTTTCTGTCGAGCCGCGCGAGCTATGAGCTGGTGCGCAAGGCCGCGCGCGTTGGCGTGCCGATGGTCGCGACGATCTCGGCGCCGTCGTCGCTGGCGATTGCGATCGCCCGCAAGGCGGGCGTGCGGCTGGTGAGCTTCTGCCGCGAGAAGAGCTACGTCGACTACGACACGCTGCAGCCGACGCAGCTTTGAACGGCGACGCGCCAGACCTGCGAGCGGGCGAAGGTCCAGCCGTGCAAAAAAGCTGGAGGCCGCCCAAGCTGGCAAGTCCGTTCTACGCCTCAGCGCTCGCGCCCGAAGTGGTTCAAGCGCTCCGGCGCGTCGCTCAGTCGAACTGCCGGAAGTCCGGCTTGCGCTTCTCGAAGAACGCCTTGAACGCCTCGCGTGCTTCGGGCGCGAGCAGCATCTTGCCGAAATGCACGGCTTCTTCCGACATTTGCGTTTGCAGTTCCTGGTGGCTCGCGCGCTTCATCAGGCTCTTCGTCACGCGCAATGACGAGGCCGGCAGCGCGGCCAGCTTCGCGGCTTGCGAAGCGGCGAAACCGTCGACTTCGGCGGCGGGCAGCACGCGATTCACGAAGCCCATGCGTTGTGCCTCGGCGGCGTCGAACGCTTCGCCGAGCAGCAGCTTTTCCGCCGCCGCCTGATAGCCGCCCACACGCTGCAACAGCAGACTCGACGCCGCTTCCGGGCACAGGCCGAGTTGCGCGAACGGCAGCGAGAAGCTCGCCGTGTCGGCGGCGTAGACCAGATCGCAATGCAACAGCAAGGTCGTGCCGATCCCAACCGCCGGGCCCGCCACCGACGCCACCACCGGCTTCTCCGCCGAACTGATCGCGCGCAGGAACTGGAACACCGGCGCGTTTTCGCCCATCGGCGGTGTCTTCATGAAATCTTCGAGATCGTTGCCGGCGCTGAAAATGCCCGCGCTGCCGCGAATCAGGATGGCGCGCACCGCGGCGTCGCCTTGCGCTTCGACTAGCGCATCGGCCATTGTCTGATACATCGCTGCCGTGATCGCGTTCTTCTTGTCGGGCCGGTTGAAGGCAATCGTCAGCACGCCGTCGGCACGCTCGACCAGAATATCCATCGTCATCTCCTCGTACTCCTGCTCAGAATGTAAAAACGGTTCGCAAGCCGGATGGCCTGCGAACCGTTGCGCGGTGCCTAATGGGCCGCTCCGGGGGCCGCCCCGAAGCTCGCCGTGTGGACCGAAGCGAACGCCGGGCTGAACACCGGGCCGGTCACGCTCACAGGCGCTCGATGATGCCCGCCGCGCCCATGCCGGTGCCGACGCACATCGTCACCATGCCGTACTTGTAGTTACGGCGGCGCAAACCATGCACCACGGTCGACGCACGAATCGCGCCCGTCGCGCCCAGCGGGTGGCCGAGTGCGATCGCGCCGCCGAGCGGGTTCATCTTCGCCGGATCGAGACCGAGGTCCTGAATCACCGCCAGCGATTGCGCGGCGAACGCTTCGTTCAGCTCGATCCAGTCGAGGTCGTCGATCTTCAGGCCGGCGGCCTTCAGCGCGGCGGGAATCGCTTCCTTCGGGCCGATGCCCATGATTTCCGGCGGCACGCCGCGCACGGCGAAGCTGACGAAACGCGCGAGCGGCGTCAGGTTGAATTCCTTCAACATTTTTTCCGACACCACGATCAGCGCGCCCGCGCCGTCCGAGGTCTGCGAGCTGTTGCCCGCCGTCACCGAACCCTTGTTCGCGAACACCGCGCGCAGCTTGGCCAGACCTTCGAGCGAGGTTTCCGCGCGCGGACCTTCGTCGAGCGAGACTTCGCGGGTCTTCACGCGGACTTCGCCGGTTGCGAGATCGGGGAAGCGCTCGGTGATCGTGTAGGCGGCGATTTCGTCGTTGAACTCGCCGGCCTGCTGCGCGGCGATCGCGCGGCGGTGCGATTCGACCGAGAACGCGTCTTGCGCTTCGCGGCTGATCTTCCAGCGCTCGGCGACCTTCTCCGCTGTCAGGCCCATGCCGTATGCAATGCCGATGTCTTCATTGCGATCGAAGATATGCGGCGACATGGACGGCTTGTTGCCCATCATCGGCACCATGCTCATCGATTCGCAGCCGCCCGCGATCATCGCGTCCGACTCGCCGACGCGGATGCGGTCCGCCGCCATCGCCAGCGCCGTGAGGCCCGACGCGCAGAAGCGGTTCACCGTCACGCCACCGACGGTATTCGGCAGGCCGGCCAGCAGCGCGCCCATGCGCGCCACGTTCAGGCCTTGTTCCGCTTCCGGAATCGCGCAGCCGATGATCGCGTCTTCGATCACCTTCGTGTCGAGGCCGGGCACTTGCGCCACGGCCGACTTGATCGCGTGCACCAACAGTTCGTCGGGGCGCGTGTTCTTGAACATCCCGCGCGGCGCCTTGCCGATCGGCGTGCGGCTCGCGGCGACGATGTATGCGTCTTGCAGTTGCTTTGCCATCTGAATCTCCTTTGTCGACCGGAGTTAGCGCTTCAGCGCTTACTCCGGTCCCATGCAGTCTTATCGCGGTCGACAGCAGTTAGCGCTTTAGCGCTTACTGCTGTCCCATGCAGCCTTATCGCGGTCGACCGGAGTTAGCGCTTCAGCGCTTACTCCGGTCCCATGCACGTAGTGCGGTCGCTCGCTCAGTTGCGCACCGGCTTGCCAGTTTGCAGCATGCCCATGATCCGTTCCTGCGTCTTTTGCGTGCCGAGCAGATCGACGAACGCGCGACGCTCGAGTTGCAGCAGCCACTCTTCATCGACCAGACTGCCCGCTTCCACGTCACCGCCGCACACCGCTTCCGCGATACGGCTTGCGATCAGGAAATCGTGCTCGCTGATGAAACGGCCATCGCGCATGTTGACGAGCGACGCCTTGATGGTCGCGATCGCCGAGCGGCCGGCCACCGGCACTTGCGTGACCCGCAGCGGCGGACGGTAACCCGCCGCCGACAACGCGCGCGCTTCCTTCTTCGCGACGTCGAGCAGTTCGAACACGTTGAAGACGATCGTGTCGGACGGCTTCAGGTAGCCCATTGCGCGAGCGTCGAGCGCGGAGGCCGAGACCTTCGCCATCGCCGCGTTTTCGAACGACTTCTGCACGAACTTCAGCAGGTCGTTGGTCGCGCCGACTTGCGTCGCCGCTTCCGCCGCGCGCAGCGCCGCTTCCTTCAGGCCGCCGCCCGCGGGCACGAGACCCACGCCGACTTCCACCAGACCGATATAGCTTTCGATGTGCGCGACCCGCTTCGCGCTATGGAGCGCCAGTTCGCAACCGCCGCCGAGCGCGATGCCCGACACGGCCGAGATGACCGGCACGCTGGCGTACTTCACGCGCAGCATGCCTTGCTGGAATTTCTTCACGAACGGCTCGATGCCCTTCGCGCCGCCCATCATGAAGGCGGGCATCGCTTCTTCGAGGTTGGCGCCCGCGGAGAACGGGCCGCCCGGCGTGCCGAGCTTGAGCGACGTCGGCTGCCACACCACCAGGCCCTTGTACTCCTTTTCGGCCAGTTCGATCGCCTGCGTCAGACCGTCGATCACCGACGGTCCGATCGTGTTCATCTTGCTCTTGAACGACACGATCAGCACGTCGTTCTCGCCGGCGCGATCGTCGACCCATGCGCGCACGGCGTCGGTTTCGAACAGCGTCTTGCCGTAGGTCTTCGGATCAGCCGCGGTTTCGCCGACCAGCGGCGCACGGAACACCTGCTTGTCGTACACCGACAGCGACGAGCGCGGTACGAACGTCCTGGAAGCCGGCGACCACGAACCTTCGTTCGTATGCACGCCGCCCTTCTCGGCCACCGGGCCTTCCAGCACCCACGACGGCAACGGCACGTTCGAGAGCGCCTTGCCCGCCGCGATGTCTTCCTGCACCCACTCGGCGACCTGCTTCCAGCCGGCCGTCTGCCAGCCTTCGAACGGACCTTCGTTCCAGCCGAAGCCCCAGCGGATCGCCAGATCGACGTCGCGCGCGTTGTCGGCGATCGACTCCAGATGCACGCCGATGTAGTGATACACGTCGCGGAAAATCGCCCACAGGAACTGCGCCTGCGGATGCTGCGATTCGCGCAACAGCTTCAGACGCTCCGCCGGCGGGCGCTTGAGGATGCGGCCGACCAGTTCGTCCGCCTTCGCGCCGCCGTCCACGTACTCGCCCGTCTTCGCGTCGAGCACCTTGATCGCCTTGCCTTCCTTCTTGTAGAAGCCGCCGCCGGTCTTCTGACCCAGCGCGCCCTTCTTTACGAGTTCGGCCAGCACGGCCGGCGTTTCGTAGACCGGATAGAACGGATCGTCCTTCAGCGTGTCCTGCATCGTCTTGATGACGTGCGCCATCGTGTCCAGACCGACCACGTCGGCGGTGCGGAAGGTGGCCGACTTCGCGCGGCCCAGACGTGCGCCCGTCAGATCGTCCACTTCGTCGAAACGCAGGCCGAATTTCGCGGCTTCGGTCACGACGGCGAGAATCGAGAAAATCCCCACGCGATTGGCGATGAAGTTCGGCGTGTCTTTCGCACGCACAACGCCCTTACCGACCACGCTGGTCAGGAACGACTCGAGTTGGTCGAGGATTTCCGGACGCGTGGTCGCGGTCGGAATCAGTTCGACCAGGTGCATGTAGCGCGGCGGATTGAAGAAGTGGACGCCGCAAAAGCGCGCCTTCAGTTCGTCCGAGAAACCTTCCGACAAGGCGGTAATCGACAGACCCGACGTGTTGGTCGCGAAAATCGCGTTCGGCGCGAGATGCGGTGCGACCTTCTTGTACAGGTCGTGCTTCCAGTCCATGCGCTCAGCAATCGCTTCGATCACGAGGTCGCATTCGGCGAGCTTCTCGATGTCGTCGTCGTAGTTCGCGGGCTGGATGTATTGCGCGTCGTCCTTCACGCCGAACGGCGCCGGCGACAGCTTCTTCAGATTCTCGATCGCCTTCAGCGCGATCGCATTCTTCGGGCCTTCTTTTGCGGGCAGATCGAACAGCAGCACCGGCACCTTGGCGTTGATCAGGTGCGCGGCGATCTGCGCGCCCATCACGCCGGCGCCGAGCACGGCTACCTTGCGAATGATCAGATTGCTCACGTCGTTCCTCCGGAGAGTTATGCGAGGTCGCGAAGCTTCGATGGACGCTTCGCGTTGTGTGTTTGAGGAGAGACGCCGCGAGTTCGACACGCGCGGCGCCTGCCTTGATGGGATTGCCTGACGCCTGAAAACAGCGACTTAGAACAGCGCTTCGTCGACTTCCATCATCGATTTCGAGCCGGCACGCGCCTGACGGATCGTCATGGCCGTTTCCGGCAGCAGCTTCGCAAAGTAGAAGCGTGCCGTGGCGAGCTTCGCCTTGTAGAACGGATCGCCCGATGCTTCCTTGTCCAGCGCGATGCGTGCCATGCGCGCCCAGAAGTACGAGAACACCAGGTGGCCGACCGTGCGCAGATACGGCACGGCGGCGGCGCCGACTTCGTCCGGGTTCTGCATGGCCTTCATGCCGATTTCCATCGTCAGCTTCTGCACCTTTTCGCCGATGTCGGCGAGCGGGTTGATGAACTCCTGCATCTCCGGCTTCACGCCTTCGGCTTCGACGAATTCGGACACCAGCTTGCCGAACTTCTTCATCTTCGCGCCCATGTCGCCGAGGATCTTGCGGCCGAGCAGGTCGAGCGCCTGAATCGCGTTGGTGCCTTCGTAAATCATGTTGATGCGCGCGTCGCGCACATACTGCTCCATGCCCCACTCGGCGATGAAGCCGTGGCCGCCGTAGATCTGCATGGCGTGGTTGGTGCTTTCGAACGCGTTGTCCGACAGGAACGCTTTCAGGATCGGCGTGAGCAGCGCGACGAGGTCGGCGGCTTCCTTGCGCACCGATTCGTCAGCGTGCGACAGTTCCTTGTCGATGTGCAGCGCGGACCAGTACGAGAAAGCGCGCGCGCCTTCGGCGTAGGCCCTTTGCGTGAGCAGCATGCGGCGCACGTCCGGATGCACGATGATCGGATCAGCCGCCTTTTCGGGCGCCTTCGGGCCGGTCAACGAACGCATCTGCAGACGCTCTTTCGCATATACCAACGAGTTCTGATAGCCTACTTCGGTCAGACCCAGGCTCTGCATGCCGACGCCCAGGCGCGCGGCGTTCATCATCACGAACATGGCGTTCAAGCCCTTGTTCGGCTCGCCGACGAGCCAACCCTTGGCGTTGTCCAGATTGATCACGCAGGTGGCGTTGCCGTGAATGCCCATCTTGTGTTCGATGGAGCCGCACTTCACGCCGTTGCGCTCGCCGGGTTCGCCGGCTTCGTTGGGCACGAACTTCGGCACGATGAAGAGCGAAATGCCCTTGGTGCCCTTGGGCGCATCCGGCAGACGCGCGAGCACCAGGTGAACGATGTTCTCCGCGAGATCGTGTTCGCCGCTGGAGATGAAAATTTTCGTGCCGCTGATCGCGTACGAGCCGTCGCTGTTCGGTTCGGCCTTGGTGCGCAGAATGCCGAGATCGGTGCCGCAATGCGGCTCGGTCAGACACATCGTGCCGGTCCACACACCGGCGACGAGCTTCGGCAGATAGCGCTGCTGCAATTCCGGCGTGCCGTGCGCATGCAGACATTCGTACGCGCCGTGCGAGAGACCCGGATACATGGTCCACGCCTGATTCGCCGAGTTCAGCATTTCATACAGCGCGTTATTGACGAACGCGGGCAGACCCTGGCCGCCGTATTCCGGATCGCAGCCCAGTGCGGGCCAGCCGGCTTCGACGTACTGCGCATAGGCTTCCTTGAAGCCCTTCGGCGTGGTCACGACGCCGTCGCCGGCGTATGTGCAGCCTTCCTGGTCGCCGCTGTGGTTGAGCGGGAACAATACTTCGGAGCAGAATTTGCCGGCTTCTTCGAGCACCGCGTTGATCGTGTCGGCATCGAGATCCGCGTGCTTCGGCATCTGCTTGATTTCAGCTTCGACGTTAAGCAGTTCGTGCAACACGAATTGCATGTCGCGCAGCGGCGCGGCGTACTGTCCCATGACTCTCTCCCAAGTTTGACAAGAAGCCAGGCCGTTAGCTGAGTCCGTGGATCGGAACTTTCTGCGCCGCTGAATCCGCCTTAGTTGGCGGCGACGCCGCTAACGGCTTTCGCTCTGATACGAAACAATCAATTTTTCCAGCGCGGCCCACGTGAGACGCACCGCATCCGGCAAGTGCAGGAAGCGCGCGTCGTGATGCAGACCGAGCGTGAAGCTGTACAGTTCGAACAGCATCAGTTGCGGATCGGTGTCGGCGCGCAGATGCCCTTCTTCCATTGCTTGCGAAATCGCGCGAGTGAGCGCCGCACGCCAGATCGTCACACTCGACACCAGTTGTTCACGCACCGGGTTATCCGCGCGGTCGTCGTATTCGACGGCGCCGCTGATATAGATGCAGCCGGTAGTGACTTCCTGAATGCGTTTCTCGATCCAGCGGGAAATCATCGCGCGCAAGCGCGGCAATCCACGAGGCTCGCGCAAACTCGGGAAGAACACCTCGTCTTCGAAACGACGGTGATATTCGCGCACGACTTCAACCTGCAAATCCTCGCGCGACCCGAAATGCGCGAACACACCGCTTTTGCTCATCTGCATGCGCTCAGCCAGCAAGCCGATCGTCAGACCTTCGAGTCCGTCGCGACTGGCCAGATCAAGTGCTGCTTCGAGAATTGCGGCTCGCGTCTGTTCGCCTTTTCGCATAGCTTTTTTACCGTTCTAATGTGACCGAAAGAAAATCGAACGGCCGTACTATTATTGAGTGCTGCCGTCCGCGAAACAAGGACTTTATTAGAAACCGGTTTCTAACCTGGTTTCAATTCTGCGGCATCCGTCAATCAGAGGAATGAGATTTTTTAGAGGCGTTTGCCTTGAGGCGGTCTTTGCCTACCGAAAGGCTCGCTTCCCGGATCAGTACAGCCGGCCGATATCATGCAGCAAGTCGGCGCGAATCCAGAAGGATTCGGCATATCACGAGTATAGGAAGGCCACGGCGACAGGGTGAATCGCAGCGCGCAACGACCGGCGATCGTTCCGTGAGACGTCGGCCCGACACAGTGTTGCCGCTGCTTCGGCTGCCGGCTCAGGGTCGCTCGCCAGGACCATACGGGAAGGGAATGCACCGCATCAGGACGCGTTGTCTTGCCGTGGGAAAGTCTGGATAAGAGCGACGGCAACCCGCGCCAGCACGTCATGCCAATCGGCGCGCCTCGTCTGCGTGAAAAGACGCAATCCGGGATACCACGGGCTGTCGTCCCGGCCATACAGCCAGCGCCAGCAACCCGCGAAACGGTTGAGCAGCCAGACCGGCTTGCCCATTGCCGCGGCGAGATGGGCGACCGAGGTATCGACCGAAATCACCAGATCGAGGTTGTCGATCAGCGCCGCGGTGTCCGCGAAGTCGTCGATTTCATCGGTCCAGTCGATCAAGTGCGCCCGTGCGGCGGCGTTGGGAAGCTTGGCGGGATCGTCGGTCTTTTGCAGACTGATCCAGCGCACGTGAGGCATCGCCAGCAAGGGTGCGATTTGCGCGGCAGCGAGGCTGCGCAAACGGTCCACGGCAATGCCGGAATGACCGCCCGCCCACACGACGCCAACGCGCGGCAGCTGCGGGGCCGGCAGCGCTTCGAGCCGCGCGCGCCAGGCGGCGGCGAGCCGGGCGTCGGCATGGAGGTAGGGCAGCGCGGCCGGGATTGTCGCCACTTGCGTGGCGAACGCCATTGGCAGCGACATCATCGGAATATGGCGGTCCCACTGCGCCAGATCGACGGGCACAGCGTCGAGCAACACGAGGCCCGGCCAGCGTGAACACAATGACCGTTCATAGAGGCGCCGTAAGGCCGGCGGGCACACATAGCCGACCCGGGCAAAGTGCGCAAGCGCCAGCGGCAGGTAGCGCACGAACTGCAAGCTGTCGCCCAAGCCTTGCTCGTGAAGCACGAGAAGGCATTGCGCCGATGCGCCCGCCGCTTGCGCGCCCTGGATGTGAGAGACGCTCTCGCCCGACCAGCGCGGCAGCGGCACCTCCACCGGCGCGGGCGCGGGGCGGCCATCGGGCAGCTTGAAACTGACCCAGCGATCCTCGAAATACGGCCACGCTTCGTCGTAGCGGCCGGTCGCAAGCAAAGCCATAGCAAGGTTATTACGCGCGACGAGGTTGGCGGGCGCCAGTTCGATCGCGCGCCGGTAGTGACGCTCGGCTTCGTCCATTGCGCCGAGGTCCGCGCAAACGCGACCCAAATTGTTATGCGCCGCCGAGTTGTCCGGCTCGAGTTCGAGCGTGCGCCGATAGCCCACCGCGGCGTCCTCGATATGACCGAGATGTTGCAGCGTCAACGCCAAGTTGTAGTGGAACGCGGCAAAGTCAGGCTGGATCGCGAGTCCCTGCCGAATAGTCTGCACCGCACCGGCGAAATCTCCCAGGTTCAGCCGAATCGCGTAGAGCGTGTTGAACAGGATCGGCTCCGGCCGAATCCGGATCGCGCGTTCGAGCCAGCGCAGCGCGTCGTGCGCCTCGCCGGACGCCAGCGCGAGCAGGCCTCGCAAGTGAATGGCGCCGACATGCTCCGCGTCCTCGGCGAGGATCCGCTCGACGAGTGTCTGCACCACATCGTGGCGGCCTGTTTGATAGGCGTGCACGGCCTCGTCATGGAGACTCGAAAGGTCGACTGCCTGCGATGAAGGGAAAGTGGACATGTTTGGCGAATGCGTATCCGGATGCGTAAGCATTACGCCGCCGATCCGGTTGCCGTGAGCGCGCAGTCGAAACGGCAGCGAGGCTTGACGAGCGGGGGAGTTGAGTGGCGCGTGCAATTCGCCGGGTCGCCCGATCGATAAGGAGCGCAGATTATGTTTGCCAGAGAGGCGGCCCGTCTCTAGGACCGTTCCGAAACGTGGCATGCCGTGCGTCGATGCATGGCAAGAAGGCTCAAGCATTGCACTTGAGCCTGCCGAGCGTGGCTCAG contains:
- a CDS encoding tetratricopeptide repeat-containing glycosyltransferase family protein; translated protein: MLTHPDTHSPNMSTFPSSQAVDLSSLHDEAVHAYQTGRHDVVQTLVERILAEDAEHVGAIHLRGLLALASGEAHDALRWLERAIRIRPEPILFNTLYAIRLNLGDFAGAVQTIRQGLAIQPDFAAFHYNLALTLQHLGHIEDAAVGYRRTLELEPDNSAAHNNLGRVCADLGAMDEAERHYRRAIELAPANLVARNNLAMALLATGRYDEAWPYFEDRWVSFKLPDGRPAPAPVEVPLPRWSGESVSHIQGAQAAGASAQCLLVLHEQGLGDSLQFVRYLPLALAHFARVGYVCPPALRRLYERSLCSRWPGLVLLDAVPVDLAQWDRHIPMMSLPMAFATQVATIPAALPYLHADARLAAAWRARLEALPAPQLPRVGVVWAGGHSGIAVDRLRSLAAAQIAPLLAMPHVRWISLQKTDDPAKLPNAAARAHLIDWTDEIDDFADTAALIDNLDLVISVDTSVAHLAAAMGKPVWLLNRFAGCWRWLYGRDDSPWYPGLRLFTQTRRADWHDVLARVAVALIQTFPRQDNAS